The DNA window GCCCAATCCGTGGCGGCCGGCTCGCCGCGCCGCCGCCTTGCTGCCGCCCGCAATGAGGACCATCGGCCCGTTGGGCGAGCCGCACCGCGGGCTGACGCGGACCGTGCGCCCCCGATATTCGACGGGCTCACCCCGCACCAGCGGACCGAGCACGGCCAGCATCTCGTCAGCGGCCCGACCACGCGTGGTCATGTCGATGCCGAAGTGCTCGTATTCCTCACGTCGATGTCCCACACCGAACGCGCAGGACACCCGGCCGTTGCTGATCAGGTCCAGCACGCTGATCTCCTCGGCGAGCCGGACGGGATCCCACAACGGAATCGGCACCGCGGCCAGCAGGATCGTCAGCGTGCGCGTCCTGGCGGCTATCGCCGACGCCAGGATCAACGGTGCAGGCAGATGACCGTCCGCGGCACCGTGGTGCTCGGAGAGCACCGCCAGCACGGCGCCCCGCGTTTCTGACCAGGCGCACATGTCGATGGCCGCGGCGTACAGATCGGGGGCCGGCGCAGCGCACTCGG is part of the Mycobacterium mantenii genome and encodes:
- a CDS encoding LLM class flavin-dependent oxidoreductase — encoded protein: MRAPECAAPAPDLYAAAIDMCAWSETRGAVLAVLSEHHGAADGHLPAPLILASAIAARTRTLTILLAAVPIPLWDPVRLAEEISVLDLISNGRVSCAFGVGHRREEYEHFGIDMTTRGRAADEMLAVLGPLVRGEPVEYRGRTVRVSPRCGSPNGPMVLIAGGSKAAARRAGRHGLGFISQTASPGLKEYYEDQCRAHGHEPGIIQLPQLGAPTAVFVADNLDEAWDELGPHLLHDAKMAASYRPHDDSVASITRADSVPALREGGGPYRIFTPGEAIDYVRGGQLLPLHPLCGGIAPEVAWPYLERAAAAFADDQ